A part of Kitasatospora acidiphila genomic DNA contains:
- the hemC gene encoding hydroxymethylbilane synthase yields the protein MNGQLSMRQGQLDAETIPLRLGTRRSALALAQSGMVARDITERTGRPVELVEITTYGDTSREHLAQIGGTGVFVSALRDALLAGRIDLAVHSLKDLPTAAPESLLLAAVPPREDVRDVLVSRENLELAELVEKIQDRPVRIGTGSPRRMAQLNAWAREHGAAIETVPIRGNVDTRIGFVHSGELDAVVLAAAGLHRLGRGAEISQYLAAQLMLPAPGQGALAIECRADAPELAAALGVLDHPETRAAVTAERALLAALEAGCSAPVAALAQAGGENELRLEGVVGTADGATLLTMSTTGPLALGESAEQSARAIGLALAARLLDGGAAGLMGERA from the coding sequence ATGAATGGTCAACTGAGCATGCGGCAGGGCCAGTTGGACGCCGAAACGATACCGCTGCGGCTGGGCACCCGGCGCAGCGCGCTGGCGCTGGCGCAGTCCGGCATGGTGGCCCGCGACATCACCGAGCGCACCGGCCGCCCGGTCGAGCTGGTGGAGATCACCACCTACGGCGACACCTCGCGCGAGCACCTGGCGCAGATCGGCGGCACCGGGGTCTTCGTCTCCGCGCTGCGCGACGCGCTGCTGGCCGGCCGGATCGACCTCGCCGTGCACTCGCTCAAGGATCTGCCGACCGCCGCCCCCGAGAGCCTGCTGCTGGCGGCCGTGCCGCCGCGCGAGGACGTCCGCGACGTGCTGGTCTCCCGGGAGAACCTGGAACTCGCCGAGCTGGTCGAGAAGATCCAGGACCGCCCGGTGCGGATCGGCACCGGCTCGCCGCGCCGGATGGCCCAGCTGAACGCCTGGGCCCGGGAGCACGGCGCCGCGATCGAGACCGTCCCGATCCGCGGCAACGTGGACACCCGGATCGGCTTCGTGCACTCCGGCGAACTGGACGCGGTGGTGCTGGCCGCCGCCGGCCTGCACCGGCTCGGCCGGGGCGCCGAGATCAGCCAGTACCTGGCGGCCCAACTGATGCTGCCGGCCCCCGGACAGGGCGCGCTGGCCATCGAGTGCCGCGCCGACGCCCCCGAACTGGCCGCCGCCCTCGGCGTGCTGGACCACCCGGAAACCCGGGCCGCCGTCACCGCCGAGCGCGCCCTGCTGGCCGCGCTGGAGGCCGGCTGCTCCGCGCCGGTCGCCGCGCTGGCCCAGGCCGGCGGCGAGAACGAACTGCGGCTGGAGGGCGTGGTCGGCACCGCCGACGGCGCCACCCTGCTGACGATGTCCACCACCGGACCGCTCGCGCTGGGCGAGTCGGCCGAGCAGTCGGCGCGGGCCATCGGCCTCGCGCTGGCGGCCCGGCTGCTCGACGGCGGGGCGGCCGGTCTGATGGGGGAGCGAGCCTGA